A genomic segment from Thermus sp. LT1-2-5 encodes:
- a CDS encoding DUF488 family protein, whose amino-acid sequence MDLRVKRVYDPPSPEDGLRVLVDRLWPRGLSKAKAQVSWWAQELAPSEALRRWFAHDLAKYPEFLARYREEVAGNPSLTKLKALAQTGRVTLLFAAKERRYNNAQALREILENP is encoded by the coding sequence ATGGATCTGAGGGTTAAACGGGTCTACGATCCCCCCTCCCCCGAGGACGGCCTGCGGGTCCTGGTGGACCGGCTCTGGCCCCGGGGGCTTTCCAAGGCCAAGGCCCAGGTGAGCTGGTGGGCACAAGAGCTTGCCCCTTCCGAGGCCCTGCGCCGCTGGTTCGCTCACGATCTAGCCAAGTACCCCGAGTTCCTCGCCCGCTATCGCGAGGAGGTGGCGGGAAACCCTTCCCTGACCAAGCTCAAGGCTCTGGCCCAAACGGGGCGAGTCACCCTCCTTTTCGCCGCCAAGGAAAGGCGCTACAACAACGCCCAAGCGCTGAGAGAGATTCTGGAAAACCCCTAA
- a CDS encoding cytochrome P460 family protein has translation MTRSGTEKAGILLVLLALLLSFGQEGVPYPEGFRLWLHVKSMELKPGHPLYESFGGLHHIYVNPTGLPTYLEGKKAPFPKGTVIVFDLVEAKSEGNALVEGPRKLIGVMVKDPERYPETGGWGYYAFGPDKQLLAVDPKACHACHQGAANTDYVFSVFRP, from the coding sequence ATGACGAGGTCGGGAACCGAGAAAGCGGGGATTTTGCTGGTCCTGCTGGCGCTCCTTTTGTCTTTTGGGCAAGAAGGGGTTCCTTACCCTGAGGGCTTCCGGCTTTGGCTCCACGTGAAGAGCATGGAGCTCAAGCCCGGCCATCCCCTCTACGAGAGCTTCGGCGGGTTGCACCACATCTACGTGAACCCCACGGGGCTTCCCACGTACCTGGAGGGCAAGAAGGCCCCCTTCCCCAAGGGCACGGTCATCGTGTTCGACCTGGTGGAGGCCAAGTCCGAAGGGAACGCCCTTGTGGAAGGTCCGCGGAAGCTCATCGGCGTCATGGTCAAAGACCCCGAGCGCTACCCGGAAACGGGCGGTTGGGGCTACTACGCCTTCGGCCCCGACAAGCAGCTCCTGGCCGTGGACCCCAAGGCCTGCCACGCCTGCCACCAGGGGGCGGCCAACACCGATTACGTCTTCAGCGTCTTCCGGCCCTAA
- a CDS encoding MarR family transcriptional regulator, whose product MDAEEKLLFLLERLAQAERALLTQKAHRLGLSATQAQLLLHLAARPQGVVDLAHLLALTPATVSEALGALERKGLLAREKDPEDKRRSRLGLTPKGRRLAEALGDYLDPVRRALTGMDQKALLLPLMRLLEGLVRQGVMADTGMCLTCRHLRAEGGFRCALLELTLTPEDLRLACPDHNSA is encoded by the coding sequence GTGGACGCTGAGGAGAAACTCCTCTTCCTTCTAGAGCGCCTGGCCCAGGCGGAACGGGCCCTTCTCACGCAAAAGGCCCACCGCCTGGGCCTTTCCGCCACCCAAGCCCAGCTCCTCCTCCACCTGGCGGCAAGGCCCCAGGGGGTGGTGGACCTGGCCCACCTCCTCGCCCTCACCCCGGCCACGGTGAGCGAGGCCCTGGGCGCCCTGGAACGGAAGGGGCTTTTGGCGCGGGAAAAAGACCCAGAGGACAAACGGCGCTCCCGCCTTGGCCTCACGCCTAAGGGAAGGCGGCTGGCGGAGGCCCTGGGGGATTACCTAGACCCCGTGCGGAGGGCGCTTACGGGGATGGACCAGAAGGCCCTTCTCCTTCCCCTCATGCGCCTCCTCGAGGGCCTGGTGCGCCAGGGTGTGATGGCGGACACGGGCATGTGCCTCACCTGCCGCCATCTCCGGGCAGAGGGAGGGTTCCGCTGCGCCCTCCTCGAGCTCACCCTGACCCCAGAGGACCTCCGCCTCGCCTGCCCGGACCACAACTCTGCATGA
- a CDS encoding TIGR04053 family radical SAM/SPASM domain-containing protein — translation MERPDFAQYPYLVAWEVTNACMLACRHCRASAMPHPLPGELSTDEGLRLIEEVATYTPKPLLLLTGGDPLARRDLFHLVEHARDRGLKVGLTPAATPLLTRDTVFRLKEAGVTRLALSLDGASPESHDAFRGEKGTFARTLVALDWAREAGLPTQVNTTVTRDNWPELKAIPELLAEKGVILWSLFFLVPVGRGTFLKQLSAKEFEEILHWLYEVSKAYPFHVKTTEAHHFRRVVLQRRQAEGGKDRALAAGESLHREYFQDGMEHSRLGVTDGNGFVFVSATGHVAPSGFLPVYAGNVREKSLLEIYRESLLFRELRDKNLLKGKCGVCEYRYVCGGSRARAWAETGDYLAADPRCAYVPPAWLDLKGKRPLAERG, via the coding sequence ATGGAACGCCCAGACTTTGCCCAATACCCCTACCTAGTTGCCTGGGAGGTGACGAACGCCTGCATGTTAGCGTGCCGGCATTGCCGGGCCTCGGCCATGCCTCATCCCCTGCCGGGGGAGCTCTCCACAGACGAGGGCTTGCGCCTTATAGAGGAGGTGGCCACCTACACCCCTAAGCCCCTCCTCCTTCTCACCGGTGGGGATCCCTTGGCCCGGCGAGACCTTTTTCATCTCGTTGAGCATGCTCGAGACCGGGGCTTGAAGGTGGGCTTGACCCCTGCTGCGACTCCCTTACTCACCAGGGATACGGTATTCCGTTTGAAGGAGGCTGGGGTAACTCGGCTTGCCCTTTCCCTGGACGGGGCAAGCCCGGAGAGCCACGATGCCTTCAGGGGGGAAAAGGGTACTTTCGCCCGGACCTTGGTGGCTTTGGACTGGGCCCGGGAAGCGGGGCTTCCCACACAGGTGAACACTACGGTAACCCGGGATAACTGGCCCGAACTTAAGGCGATACCCGAACTCTTGGCGGAAAAAGGCGTGATCCTTTGGAGCCTCTTCTTTCTGGTCCCCGTGGGACGGGGAACGTTTCTCAAGCAGCTTTCCGCTAAGGAGTTTGAGGAGATCCTCCACTGGCTTTACGAGGTTTCCAAGGCTTATCCCTTCCACGTCAAGACCACCGAGGCCCACCACTTCCGTCGGGTGGTTTTACAAAGGCGGCAGGCGGAAGGGGGAAAGGACCGAGCTTTGGCGGCTGGTGAAAGCCTGCACCGGGAATATTTTCAAGACGGCATGGAACACTCCCGCTTGGGAGTCACGGACGGCAACGGATTTGTTTTCGTGTCGGCCACTGGGCATGTGGCCCCTTCGGGCTTTTTGCCGGTGTATGCAGGCAACGTGCGAGAAAAGTCTCTTCTGGAGATTTACCGAGAAAGCCTGCTTTTCCGCGAACTCCGTGACAAAAACCTCCTTAAGGGGAAGTGCGGAGTTTGCGAGTACCGCTACGTCTGTGGAGGGAGCCGGGCTCGGGCCTGGGCGGAAACGGGGGACTACCTGGCTGCTGACCCCCGCTGCGCCTATGTGCCGCCGGCGTGGTTGGACCTGAAGGGCAAGCGCCCCCTTGCGGAAAGAGGATGA
- a CDS encoding cytochrome D1 domain-containing protein — MKRALGFWGAVLVAALALGQAPGALGPAERERASQIYFDRCAGCHGVLRKGATGPSLEPKKMAERGIEYLKAVIFGGLPGGMPDWGRQGILSDVDTELMARFLLEEPPAPPIPSFEEIRKTWKVYVPVDKRPNRPQHGRNWQNFFGQVLRDTGQVAIVDGDKKELVTIVPTGFATHILRSSATGRYFLAIGRDGKASLIDLFMNPPQVVAESKPCVDARSIESSKFKGYEDEYAVVGCYWPPTMVILDGLTLEPLKMVSTMSYAKGAGEFVQEARVAAIVASQYNPEWIVNLKESGQTWLVDYSQLNKPGRPLPITMIDTERFLHDGGWALKRYFIVAANAVNKLIVIDTKTRAFVAEVEAGVRPHPGRGSNWTHPTFGPVWATGNIGSPEVTVVGVDPEKHPQHAWKVVKRIQLPYTGTLFIKTHPNSPWVIVDFPMSPSPQAAASLCAIDKRKLEVAKCWEVPGAQERRARMVHPEFNKGGTEIWVSAWGAKDTPTFIVIYDALTLREKARITGDWVRTPTGKFNVYNTAYDIY; from the coding sequence ATGAAAAGGGCACTAGGTTTTTGGGGTGCGGTATTGGTAGCGGCTTTGGCCCTAGGTCAGGCCCCAGGAGCCTTGGGTCCGGCGGAGCGGGAGCGGGCTTCCCAAATCTACTTTGACCGCTGTGCTGGTTGCCACGGGGTATTGCGCAAGGGGGCCACGGGGCCTTCCCTGGAGCCCAAGAAGATGGCCGAGCGGGGGATAGAGTACCTGAAGGCGGTGATCTTTGGGGGGCTTCCTGGGGGGATGCCCGATTGGGGGCGCCAGGGAATTTTAAGCGACGTGGACACCGAGCTCATGGCCCGGTTTCTCCTGGAGGAGCCCCCAGCCCCTCCTATCCCGAGCTTTGAGGAGATCAGGAAGACCTGGAAGGTCTACGTTCCGGTAGACAAGCGTCCAAACCGGCCGCAGCATGGACGGAACTGGCAGAACTTCTTCGGCCAGGTACTTAGGGATACGGGCCAGGTGGCCATCGTTGATGGGGACAAAAAGGAACTGGTGACCATCGTGCCCACGGGGTTCGCAACCCACATCCTACGTTCCTCCGCCACCGGGCGGTACTTCCTAGCCATTGGTCGCGATGGCAAGGCCAGCCTGATTGACCTTTTCATGAACCCGCCCCAGGTGGTGGCCGAATCCAAGCCCTGCGTAGACGCCCGCTCCATTGAGTCCAGCAAGTTTAAAGGCTATGAGGACGAGTACGCTGTGGTGGGGTGCTACTGGCCGCCCACTATGGTGATATTGGATGGGCTGACCCTGGAGCCTCTGAAGATGGTTTCCACCATGTCCTATGCCAAGGGAGCAGGGGAGTTCGTTCAGGAGGCCCGGGTGGCGGCCATCGTGGCCAGCCAGTACAACCCTGAGTGGATCGTAAACCTTAAGGAGTCCGGTCAAACTTGGCTGGTGGACTACTCGCAGCTGAACAAGCCAGGCCGCCCCCTCCCCATTACCATGATCGACACCGAACGTTTCCTGCACGACGGCGGGTGGGCCCTTAAGCGGTACTTTATCGTAGCGGCCAATGCGGTGAATAAACTCATCGTCATCGACACCAAGACCCGGGCGTTTGTGGCCGAGGTGGAAGCGGGGGTAAGGCCCCACCCGGGCCGGGGTTCCAACTGGACCCACCCTACCTTCGGACCCGTGTGGGCCACGGGCAACATCGGCAGCCCTGAGGTGACGGTGGTGGGGGTAGATCCGGAAAAGCACCCCCAGCACGCCTGGAAGGTGGTGAAGCGGATCCAGCTTCCTTACACGGGTACCCTCTTCATCAAGACCCATCCCAATAGCCCTTGGGTGATCGTGGACTTCCCCATGAGCCCAAGCCCTCAAGCAGCGGCAAGCCTGTGCGCGATAGACAAGCGTAAGCTGGAGGTCGCGAAGTGCTGGGAGGTGCCTGGGGCTCAGGAGCGTAGGGCCCGTATGGTGCATCCGGAGTTCAACAAGGGAGGAACGGAGATCTGGGTTTCTGCCTGGGGAGCGAAGGATACACCTACCTTCATCGTGATTTACGATGCCTTGACCCTGAGGGAGAAGGCCCGGATCACCGGGGACTGGGTCCGCACTCCTACGGGCAAGTTCAACGTATACAACACCGCCTACGACATCTACTAG